The following proteins come from a genomic window of Acidimicrobiales bacterium:
- a CDS encoding acyl-CoA synthetase yields the protein MGFDANIAEAFERIAARVPEKEALITSQRRLTFADVDARANRLANALVAAGIGCHTERAELEPWESGQDHVALCLHNGPEYLEGMLAAWKARGVSLNVNYRYVADELVQLLTDADAKAVVYHACFAPVIDEIRSQLPAVHTLIQVADASGEPLLDGAHDYEQLLAASSPRRPELDRSPDDLYMVYTGGTTGVPKGVLWRQADIWAAAMGGADPRDGEEFESYDAVVEDAAGERVYPYLIAAPLMHGGGQWLAWLAWMGGNPVVLGEVVDRLDPADVLRTIEREQCSFIIVIGNAFGRPILDELNRAIEAGEPYDISALKVLATGAAAMTTGVKEEFLAHRPGLRIIDSMGASESGTQGRNVSTDDADVEAGVFEPGPGTGLITEDMTEAVAPREGATGWLVRRGRIPLGYLGDAEKTARTFPTVDGVRYSVPGDRAEWLADGRLKLLGRDSVCINTGGEKVFVEEVEAVLHAHPAVRDAVVVGRPNDRWGNEVCAVVSTSAPVTADELIAHCDGHLARYKLPRTVVAVPEVVRGPNGKADYRWAAEIVKQEQQP from the coding sequence GTGGGGTTTGACGCAAACATTGCCGAGGCGTTCGAGCGGATCGCGGCGCGGGTTCCCGAGAAGGAGGCCCTCATCACGTCGCAGCGGCGGTTGACGTTTGCCGACGTGGACGCCCGGGCCAATCGGCTCGCCAACGCACTCGTGGCCGCCGGCATCGGCTGCCACACCGAACGGGCCGAGCTCGAGCCGTGGGAGTCGGGGCAGGACCATGTCGCCCTCTGCCTCCACAACGGACCGGAGTATCTGGAGGGGATGCTCGCCGCGTGGAAGGCACGCGGCGTCTCACTCAACGTCAACTATCGCTACGTGGCCGACGAGCTGGTGCAGTTGCTGACCGACGCGGACGCGAAGGCCGTCGTCTACCACGCGTGCTTCGCGCCGGTGATCGACGAGATCCGGTCGCAGCTGCCCGCCGTCCACACACTGATCCAGGTCGCCGACGCCAGCGGCGAGCCACTCCTCGACGGTGCCCACGACTACGAGCAGCTTCTTGCAGCGTCGTCGCCCCGCCGACCCGAGCTCGACCGTTCGCCCGACGATCTCTACATGGTCTACACCGGCGGCACGACCGGGGTCCCCAAGGGCGTCCTGTGGCGTCAGGCCGACATCTGGGCCGCGGCGATGGGTGGAGCGGACCCCCGCGACGGCGAGGAGTTCGAGAGTTACGACGCGGTCGTCGAGGACGCGGCGGGTGAGCGGGTGTATCCGTATCTCATCGCCGCACCGCTGATGCACGGCGGCGGCCAGTGGCTCGCGTGGTTGGCCTGGATGGGCGGGAACCCGGTCGTGCTCGGCGAGGTCGTCGACCGGCTCGACCCGGCCGACGTGCTCCGCACGATCGAGCGGGAGCAGTGCTCGTTCATCATCGTGATCGGCAACGCGTTCGGGCGACCCATCCTCGACGAACTGAACCGGGCGATCGAGGCCGGCGAGCCCTACGACATCTCGGCGCTGAAGGTGCTCGCCACCGGCGCGGCGGCGATGACCACCGGGGTCAAGGAGGAGTTCCTGGCCCACCGGCCCGGGCTGCGGATCATCGACTCGATGGGCGCGTCGGAAAGCGGCACGCAGGGCCGCAACGTGAGCACCGACGACGCCGATGTCGAGGCCGGCGTGTTCGAGCCCGGGCCCGGTACCGGCCTGATCACCGAAGACATGACGGAGGCCGTCGCACCCCGGGAAGGGGCCACCGGCTGGCTCGTCCGCCGCGGCCGCATTCCGCTCGGGTATCTCGGTGATGCCGAGAAGACCGCCCGCACGTTCCCGACCGTCGACGGGGTCCGCTACTCCGTGCCCGGCGATCGGGCCGAGTGGCTGGCCGACGGACGGCTGAAGCTGCTCGGGCGAGACTCCGTGTGCATCAACACCGGTGGCGAGAAGGTGTTCGTCGAGGAGGTCGAGGCGGTGCTGCACGCCCACCCGGCCGTGCGTGACGCCGTGGTGGTCGGCCGACCCAACGATCGCTGGGGCAACGAGGTGTGCGCAGTCGTGTCGACCTCGGCGCCGGTGACGGCCGACGAACTCATCGCCCACTGCGACGGACATCTGGCCCGCTACAAGCTGCCCCGTACAGTGGTCGCCGTGCCCGAGGTCGTGCGCGGCCCCAACGGCAAGGCCGACTATCGATGGGCGGCCGAGATCGTGAAACAGGAGCAACAACCATGA
- a CDS encoding LLM class flavin-dependent oxidoreductase yields the protein MSERAEPVEISWFAALCDDDYEFLGVPDDLLRSSWSHCRDITLAADRHGFDNILLPSGYQLGIDSVAFAGGVGPSTEQIHLLLAVRVGEMWLPQLARQLATLDQMCGGRLTINIISSDLPGQSLDSEPRYQRTREFMHGLRQLLDGERLEMHGDFVDLALDPPRIATEGTGCPPMYFGGFSEAAKETAAECADVFLTWPDTVASVGETIVDMRTRAARFDRTLRYGLRAHVIVRETESEARAAADRLVSQLDDDTGATIRNRSLDAASVGVSRQAELRDAADDDGYAEPNLWTGIGRARSGAGAAIVGDPDQVVAKLRAYRAVGVDAFILSGYTHLAECDLVAEHVLPAIDHAPLRPRLSSSA from the coding sequence GTGAGCGAGAGAGCCGAGCCGGTCGAGATCAGCTGGTTCGCCGCCCTGTGCGACGACGACTACGAGTTCCTCGGCGTACCCGATGATCTGCTGCGCAGCTCGTGGTCGCACTGCCGCGACATCACGCTCGCGGCCGATCGCCACGGCTTCGACAACATCCTCCTGCCGTCGGGCTACCAGCTCGGCATCGACTCGGTTGCGTTCGCCGGCGGCGTGGGTCCGTCGACCGAGCAGATCCATCTGCTGCTGGCCGTGCGGGTCGGCGAGATGTGGTTGCCGCAGCTCGCCCGTCAGCTCGCCACCCTCGACCAGATGTGCGGGGGGCGCCTCACGATCAACATCATCTCGTCGGACCTCCCCGGCCAGTCGCTCGACAGCGAACCCCGCTACCAACGCACCCGCGAGTTCATGCACGGACTCCGGCAGCTGCTCGACGGTGAGCGGCTCGAGATGCACGGCGACTTCGTCGATCTCGCGCTCGATCCGCCCCGCATCGCCACCGAGGGGACGGGCTGCCCGCCGATGTACTTCGGCGGATTCAGCGAAGCCGCCAAGGAAACGGCGGCGGAGTGCGCCGACGTGTTCCTCACCTGGCCCGACACCGTCGCCTCGGTCGGCGAGACGATCGTCGACATGCGGACGCGAGCCGCACGGTTCGATCGGACGCTCCGCTACGGATTGCGCGCCCATGTCATCGTCCGCGAAACCGAGTCCGAAGCCCGAGCCGCGGCCGACCGACTCGTGTCGCAGCTCGACGACGACACCGGCGCCACGATCCGCAACCGATCACTCGACGCCGCATCGGTGGGTGTGTCCCGCCAGGCCGAGCTGCGCGACGCCGCCGACGACGACGGCTACGCCGAGCCCAACCTGTGGACCGGCATCGGCCGCGCCCGCAGCGGGGCCGGCGCCGCCATCGTGGGCGACCCGGACCAAGTGGTCGCCAAGCTGCGCGCCTACCGAGCAGTGGGTGTCGACGCCTTCATCCTGTCGGGCTACACCCACCTGGCCGAGTGCGACCTCGTGGCCGAACACGTCTTGCCCGCCATCGACCACGCCCCGCTCCGGCCGAGGCTCTCGTCGAGCGCGTAA
- a CDS encoding SDR family NAD(P)-dependent oxidoreductase, translated as MSELRFDERVAIITGAGNGLGKAHALELARRGAMVVVNDLGGAVDGDGTDSSAAQLVVDEITAAGGIAVANTDSVTDAAAARSMVDQAIDEFGRLDIVVNNAGILRDKAFHNSTLENWQAVIDVHLTGAYNVTLPAFQHMREQGYGRIVMTSSPAGLYGNFGQTNYSSAKMGLVGFARAIKQEGGRKGVHANVIAPTADTRMTEGLLGTIAEDSQPEHITAVVGYLCHESCELNGEVLACAAGRVARAFVGVTPGIFDRDLSIDTVAANIDEIMDEDGYTVPDNVGDEMKLILEGLKANPT; from the coding sequence ATGAGCGAACTCCGATTCGACGAGCGGGTGGCCATCATCACCGGGGCCGGCAACGGGCTGGGCAAGGCCCACGCGCTGGAGCTCGCCCGCCGTGGCGCGATGGTGGTCGTCAACGATCTCGGCGGCGCGGTGGACGGCGACGGTACGGACTCGAGCGCGGCCCAGCTCGTGGTCGACGAGATCACCGCGGCCGGTGGCATCGCGGTTGCCAACACCGACTCCGTCACCGATGCCGCCGCCGCGCGGTCGATGGTCGACCAGGCGATCGACGAGTTCGGACGCCTCGACATCGTGGTCAACAACGCCGGCATCCTGCGCGACAAGGCCTTCCACAACTCGACCCTCGAGAACTGGCAGGCCGTGATCGACGTGCACCTCACCGGCGCCTACAACGTCACGTTGCCGGCTTTCCAGCACATGCGTGAGCAGGGCTACGGACGCATCGTGATGACCTCCTCCCCCGCCGGGCTCTACGGCAACTTCGGCCAGACCAACTACTCGTCGGCGAAGATGGGGCTCGTCGGGTTCGCCCGGGCCATCAAGCAGGAGGGCGGTCGCAAGGGCGTGCACGCCAACGTCATCGCGCCAACCGCCGACACCCGCATGACCGAAGGCCTGCTCGGCACGATCGCCGAGGACTCCCAGCCCGAGCACATCACCGCGGTGGTCGGCTACCTCTGTCACGAGAGCTGTGAGCTCAACGGCGAGGTGCTCGCCTGCGCCGCCGGTCGCGTCGCCCGCGCCTTCGTGGGCGTCACCCCCGGCATCTTCGATCGTGACCTGTCGATCGACACCGTCGCCGCCAACATCGACGAGATCATGGACGAGGACGGCTACACGGTGCCCGACAACGTCGGCGACGAGATGAAGCTGATCCTCGAGGGGCTCAAGGCCAACCCGACCTGA
- a CDS encoding Xaa-Pro peptidase family protein → MVGAANPDADGVDVDRLRRTRLDRLQAEMQGQGVDGAVLLHGPHVTYATGFVPDAVDGSHAVHHRAVAIVAAEGPARLHAHPTRDPLWPELDEGMDDVIGAIRDALGDLDGKRIAVDSITGAMHRAGVFGTAELSDATRVLGPARLSKTDDEIACIEQAQRLNEQAMEAARQRCVPGARRSEVAGALLAELRRLGADHNEIDPIFQVMTRRRADGVQTDVGAVAFPTGIEDPEFAEGDLVWVDGGHAVEGYASDYGRTWIVGRPPNADEHACFARWKEILAASMDAVRPGATLGDVGRAATAANSGERPWLPHFYLAHGVGLSSAEMPMIGSDLGDEFDDGFVLAEGMVLVLEPIVWVDGVASYRAEEIVVVTADGCRVLTGAPGYLPFEGPTP, encoded by the coding sequence ATGGTCGGTGCCGCGAACCCCGACGCCGACGGCGTGGATGTCGACCGCCTTCGCCGCACCCGGCTCGATCGTCTGCAGGCCGAGATGCAGGGCCAGGGGGTCGATGGCGCCGTGCTTCTGCACGGACCACATGTCACCTACGCCACCGGGTTCGTGCCCGACGCGGTGGATGGGAGCCACGCCGTCCACCACCGCGCCGTCGCCATCGTCGCGGCCGAAGGGCCGGCCCGGCTCCACGCCCACCCGACCCGCGATCCGCTGTGGCCCGAACTCGACGAGGGCATGGACGACGTCATCGGGGCGATACGGGACGCGCTCGGGGATCTCGACGGCAAACGCATCGCGGTCGACTCGATCACCGGCGCGATGCATCGCGCCGGCGTGTTCGGCACGGCCGAACTGAGTGACGCCACTCGGGTGCTCGGACCGGCTCGCCTGAGCAAGACCGACGACGAGATCGCCTGCATCGAGCAGGCTCAACGACTCAACGAGCAGGCGATGGAGGCGGCCCGACAACGCTGTGTGCCCGGCGCCCGGCGCTCCGAGGTGGCCGGGGCGCTCCTGGCCGAGCTGCGACGGCTCGGTGCCGATCACAACGAAATCGACCCGATCTTCCAGGTGATGACCCGTCGACGAGCGGACGGCGTGCAGACCGACGTCGGCGCCGTCGCCTTCCCCACCGGCATCGAGGACCCCGAGTTCGCCGAAGGCGACCTGGTCTGGGTCGACGGCGGCCACGCGGTCGAGGGCTACGCCTCCGACTACGGGCGCACGTGGATCGTCGGCCGCCCACCCAACGCCGACGAGCACGCGTGCTTCGCCCGCTGGAAGGAGATCCTCGCGGCGTCGATGGACGCCGTGCGGCCGGGCGCCACGCTGGGCGACGTCGGCCGCGCCGCGACGGCGGCCAATAGCGGCGAACGGCCCTGGCTGCCGCACTTCTATCTCGCCCACGGCGTCGGGCTGTCCAGCGCGGAGATGCCGATGATCGGGTCGGACCTGGGCGACGAGTTCGACGACGGGTTCGTGCTCGCCGAGGGGATGGTCCTCGTGCTCGAACCGATCGTCTGGGTCGACGGCGTGGCCAGCTACCGCGCCGAGGAGATCGTGGTCGTCACCGCCGACGGGTGCCGGGTGCTCACCGGCGCACCGGGGTATCTCCCGTTCGAGGGACCGACGCCATGA
- a CDS encoding phosphotransferase family protein — MNDESDRTAGLIEPIALGRWMDEQGLPGAGEPITARFVSGGASNEIFEIARGGARWALRRPPRVVPKGRNETMLREYRIIEALTDTAVPHCRAWGVCEDTSILGSTFYLMEFIDGWSPISEPEWPEPFLSDLELRPALAYELVDAIAELSKVDWKARGLEGLGRPDGFHDRQVDRWTAHLDAFSFREIPGLDEAAAWLRDRRPRSYAPGIMHGDYQFANVMFHHGAPARMAAIVDWEMGTVGDPLLDLAWVVMGWPDEGEDRSGSGYVDYEGMPNRADLLERYSMVSGRDVDEIDYYVILARFKMAIVLEGGYARYVQGGADNPKMAAFGDVVLSMAARAADLAASTRLA, encoded by the coding sequence ATGAATGACGAATCCGACCGAACAGCCGGGCTGATCGAGCCGATCGCCCTCGGCCGCTGGATGGACGAACAGGGCCTTCCCGGCGCGGGCGAGCCGATCACCGCCCGGTTCGTCTCGGGCGGCGCGTCGAACGAGATCTTCGAGATCGCGCGCGGCGGTGCGCGGTGGGCGTTGCGGCGGCCGCCCCGCGTCGTGCCCAAGGGGCGCAACGAGACGATGCTGCGCGAGTACCGGATCATCGAGGCGCTCACCGACACCGCGGTGCCCCACTGTCGGGCCTGGGGGGTGTGCGAGGACACCTCGATCCTGGGCAGCACCTTTTATCTGATGGAGTTCATCGACGGCTGGTCGCCGATCAGCGAGCCCGAGTGGCCCGAGCCGTTCCTGTCCGACCTCGAACTCCGACCGGCGCTGGCCTACGAACTCGTCGACGCCATCGCCGAGCTGTCGAAGGTGGACTGGAAGGCCCGGGGGCTCGAGGGCCTCGGGCGGCCCGACGGGTTCCACGATCGCCAGGTCGATCGCTGGACGGCCCATCTCGATGCCTTCTCGTTCCGCGAGATCCCCGGGCTCGACGAGGCCGCCGCGTGGCTGCGCGACCGCCGCCCTCGCAGCTACGCGCCGGGGATCATGCACGGGGACTATCAGTTCGCCAACGTGATGTTCCACCATGGCGCACCGGCCCGCATGGCCGCCATCGTCGACTGGGAGATGGGCACCGTCGGCGACCCACTGCTCGACCTGGCCTGGGTGGTGATGGGCTGGCCCGACGAGGGCGAGGACCGCAGCGGGTCCGGCTATGTCGACTACGAGGGCATGCCGAATCGGGCCGACCTGCTCGAGCGGTACTCGATGGTCTCGGGGCGTGATGTCGACGAGATCGACTACTACGTGATCCTCGCCCGCTTCAAGATGGCGATCGTGCTGGAGGGCGGCTACGCCCGCTACGTGCAGGGCGGGGCCGACAATCCGAAGATGGCCGCGTTCGGCGACGTCGTGCTGTCGATGGCCGCTCGGGCCGCGGACCTAGCGGCGTCGACCAGACTGGCGTGA
- a CDS encoding steroid 3-ketoacyl-CoA thiolase, whose protein sequence is MTDVVIVEAVRSAVGKKNGTLGHTHPTDLLGTVQMACLERAGVDSADVDQVVGGCINQIGAQGMNVTRTAWLSHGGDENTACSTVDSQCGSSQHAVNLAYSLIASGVEDVVLACGVEVMTMLPVGSNTANGPGRPVSRSYFDHYEFTSQFEGAERIATKYGITRDDTDAFGLESQERAARARDEGRFETQIVPVDAVLVDDEGKKTGDTVEFARDEVPRDTSREALANLKPVAREDGIHTAGTSSQISDGAAAVLMMSAEKAAELGLKPRARVAQTALVGCDPVLMLEGPIPATERVLSREGISIDDVDVFEVNEAFASVVLAWAKATGADLEKTNPNGGAIALGHPLGGTGCILTTKALHELERTDGEWGLISMCCGGGLGTGTLIQRLP, encoded by the coding sequence ATGACCGACGTCGTGATCGTCGAAGCCGTCCGTTCCGCCGTGGGCAAGAAGAACGGCACCCTGGGTCACACCCACCCGACCGACTTGCTGGGCACGGTGCAGATGGCGTGTCTCGAACGGGCCGGGGTGGACAGCGCCGACGTCGACCAGGTGGTCGGCGGGTGCATCAACCAGATCGGGGCGCAGGGAATGAACGTCACCCGCACGGCGTGGCTGAGTCACGGCGGCGACGAGAACACGGCGTGTTCGACGGTCGATTCGCAGTGCGGGTCGAGCCAGCATGCGGTGAACCTCGCGTACTCCCTGATCGCGTCGGGCGTGGAGGACGTCGTGCTGGCCTGCGGGGTCGAGGTGATGACGATGCTGCCGGTCGGGTCGAACACGGCCAACGGTCCCGGGCGTCCGGTGAGCCGCAGCTACTTCGATCACTACGAGTTCACCTCGCAGTTCGAGGGGGCCGAACGGATCGCCACGAAGTACGGCATCACCCGCGACGACACCGACGCATTCGGGCTCGAGTCGCAGGAACGCGCCGCCCGTGCCCGCGACGAGGGTCGCTTCGAGACGCAGATCGTGCCGGTCGACGCGGTGCTGGTCGACGACGAGGGCAAGAAGACCGGCGACACGGTGGAATTCGCCCGCGACGAGGTGCCGCGCGACACGAGCCGCGAGGCGCTGGCCAACCTGAAGCCGGTCGCGCGGGAGGACGGCATCCACACCGCCGGCACGTCGTCGCAGATCTCCGACGGCGCCGCTGCGGTGCTCATGATGTCGGCCGAGAAGGCAGCCGAGCTCGGCCTCAAGCCGCGTGCCCGCGTGGCCCAGACCGCGCTCGTCGGCTGCGATCCGGTCCTCATGCTCGAGGGGCCGATCCCGGCGACCGAACGGGTGCTCAGCCGTGAGGGCATCTCGATCGACGACGTCGACGTGTTCGAGGTGAACGAGGCGTTCGCCTCGGTGGTGCTCGCCTGGGCCAAGGCCACCGGTGCCGACCTCGAGAAGACGAACCCCAACGGCGGTGCCATCGCCCTCGGTCACCCGCTCGGCGGCACTGGCTGCATCCTCACCACCAAGGCGCTGCACGAGCTCGAACGAACCGACGGTGAGTGGGGCCTCATCTCCATGTGCTGCGGTGGCGGACTCGGCACCGGCACGCTGATCCAGCGCCTGCCCTGA
- a CDS encoding DUF222 domain-containing protein, whose protein sequence is MFATDGCFETEEFDADTAAAEIASLEREARRLDARRVALLDRIDRTGVFLADAHFSAKIMMRVHGQLSGSEAFQRDRVMKCLRGLPAVAECYGDGLVGTDQVRRIAAVWANPRVREYLTVCEDEFLLAARELEYPDFDTFCVQWVNHVDHDGAHDNTNRRWRRRSIKTVQDFNGFWDLRGRLLSLDGAQLDETLSHLVDALRLADIERAQAEHGDNWRQHLLRTDTQLRYDAFMELVRRGAAVGPDNQPLDTTTDLVIDHTTYEHHLAKLVGATPAPLDPTDRNRFSRTLDGTYVNPAEIVAQTLVDHVRRVVTNAAGVVTDLGRRNRLFTGNARHAALLAETACYWTGCWVPATKCQIDHLTPWTPTTGQDPGRTNPDNGAPACGTHNRTKQRGYHAWRTETGEWELTRPNGQPIPNHQTHWPNPRHETDDDQADAA, encoded by the coding sequence ATGTTCGCTACTGACGGGTGTTTCGAGACGGAGGAATTCGATGCCGATACCGCCGCGGCCGAGATCGCTTCTCTCGAGCGTGAGGCCCGCCGCCTGGATGCCCGCCGGGTGGCGTTGCTGGACCGGATCGACCGCACCGGGGTGTTTCTGGCCGACGCGCATTTCTCGGCCAAGATCATGATGCGGGTGCACGGACAGTTGTCGGGGTCCGAGGCGTTTCAGCGTGACCGGGTCATGAAATGCCTGCGCGGGTTGCCGGCGGTGGCGGAGTGTTACGGCGATGGTCTCGTCGGCACCGACCAAGTACGGCGCATCGCCGCGGTGTGGGCCAACCCTCGGGTCCGCGAGTACCTGACCGTGTGCGAAGACGAATTCCTTCTCGCCGCCCGCGAGCTCGAGTACCCCGACTTCGACACGTTCTGTGTGCAATGGGTCAACCATGTCGACCACGACGGCGCCCACGACAACACCAACCGACGCTGGCGCCGCCGCTCGATCAAGACCGTGCAGGACTTCAACGGCTTCTGGGACCTGAGAGGCCGCCTCCTCAGCCTCGACGGCGCACAACTCGACGAAACCCTCTCTCATCTCGTCGACGCGCTACGGCTCGCCGACATCGAGCGCGCGCAAGCCGAGCACGGCGACAACTGGCGCCAACACCTCCTCCGCACCGACACACAGCTCCGCTACGACGCCTTCATGGAACTGGTTCGCCGCGGCGCCGCGGTCGGCCCCGACAACCAACCCCTCGACACCACCACCGACCTCGTCATCGACCACACCACCTACGAACACCACCTCGCCAAACTGGTCGGCGCCACCCCTGCCCCGTTGGATCCGACCGACCGCAACCGGTTCTCGCGCACCCTCGACGGCACCTACGTCAACCCCGCCGAAATCGTCGCCCAGACTCTGGTCGACCACGTCCGGCGGGTCGTCACCAACGCCGCCGGCGTCGTCACCGACCTCGGCCGCCGCAACCGACTCTTCACCGGCAACGCCCGCCACGCCGCCCTCCTCGCCGAGACCGCCTGCTACTGGACCGGCTGCTGGGTCCCCGCCACCAAATGCCAGATCGACCACCTCACCCCATGGACCCCCACCACCGGCCAAGACCCCGGCAGAACCAACCCCGACAACGGGGCACCCGCCTGCGGGACACACAACCGCACCAAACAACGCGGCTACCACGCCTGGCGCACCGAAACGGGCGAGTGGGAACTCACCCGCCCCAACGGCCAACCAATCCCCAACCACCAAACCCACTGGCCCAACCCACGCCACGAAACCGACGACGACCAAGCCGACGCGGCCTGA
- a CDS encoding aldo/keto reductase, with the protein MTVSLINTAARTIGPFEVGPLAFGCWRLTTSVTDDARALVETALDLGLNLIDNADVYGFDWGGGGFGANEEVLGAVLASAPSLRERMVLATKGGIVPPTPYDSSPLALEAACDASLRRLQTDVIDVYQIHRPDLFSHPADVAATLTRLREKGKIREVGVSNHTPAQHEALAAHLPFPILTTQPEYSPAVLTPLRDGTFDLCLRDGVVPLAWSPLAGGRLVSGEGIRPELLAVLDDLAERENVDRAAICLAFVLAHPSAPVAILGTQTPARLATAATALGVMLDRADVYAIVQASEGVPLP; encoded by the coding sequence ATGACTGTTTCGCTGATCAACACCGCGGCCCGCACGATCGGGCCCTTCGAGGTCGGCCCACTTGCCTTCGGGTGTTGGCGCCTGACCACCTCGGTGACCGACGACGCTCGCGCGCTCGTGGAGACCGCCCTCGACCTCGGGCTCAACCTCATCGACAACGCCGACGTCTACGGATTCGACTGGGGCGGCGGCGGGTTCGGCGCCAACGAGGAGGTGCTGGGCGCGGTGCTGGCGTCAGCCCCCTCGCTTCGCGAACGCATGGTGCTGGCGACCAAGGGCGGCATCGTGCCACCCACGCCGTATGACTCGAGTCCGCTCGCGCTCGAGGCGGCCTGCGACGCGAGCCTGCGCCGTCTCCAGACCGACGTGATCGATGTCTACCAGATCCACCGACCCGATCTCTTCTCTCATCCCGCCGACGTCGCGGCCACGCTCACCCGGCTGCGGGAGAAGGGCAAGATCCGTGAGGTCGGCGTCTCCAACCACACGCCCGCGCAACACGAAGCACTGGCCGCCCACCTCCCCTTCCCGATCCTCACCACCCAACCCGAATACTCCCCCGCCGTGCTCACGCCGCTGCGCGACGGCACGTTCGACCTCTGCCTGCGTGACGGCGTCGTGCCGCTGGCCTGGAGCCCGCTGGCCGGCGGTCGCCTCGTGTCGGGCGAGGGCATCCGCCCCGAGTTGCTCGCGGTGCTCGACGACCTGGCCGAGCGTGAGAACGTCGACCGCGCCGCGATCTGCCTCGCCTTCGTGCTCGCCCACCCATCGGCACCGGTGGCGATCCTCGGCACCCAGACCCCGGCCCGCCTCGCCACCGCAGCCACTGCGCTGGGCGTGATGCTGGACCGGGCCGACGTCTACGCCATCGTCCAGGCGTCCGAAGGCGTGCCGCTTCCGTGA
- a CDS encoding aminopeptidase P family N-terminal domain-containing protein, with the protein MTSLLRSRRDRVLAAMADAELDVLVLGRQDDANFASGMHRLWTAGTRPFGAGCIVVRSTGRTHVLSSWDAGLPPTMSRDDLFPASWNPRIMAGHMATVPGLADARRIGVDEMSPSFGRAVARLAPDAVVVPADVVIAAARRLKSPDELDRIRAACVVAWRGVEAALRQSASPDPTLGLAEAIEAMAAEGVTTPSSAPVIRRSPEGSTIDLGVMLDGYEGGVGGCFVDGRRVGADDLAMACRPGATHADLVAAAADDWFVRGLGMGYEKPVITPTLGVGEVLEDGMVLSVRDGDRRDVVAVTATGPVVLSQRPHSEERST; encoded by the coding sequence ATGACCTCGTTACTGAGATCCCGACGCGACCGGGTGCTCGCGGCCATGGCCGACGCCGAGCTCGACGTGCTCGTGCTCGGACGCCAGGACGACGCCAACTTCGCCAGCGGCATGCACCGCTTGTGGACCGCCGGCACACGGCCGTTCGGCGCCGGGTGCATCGTCGTGCGATCGACGGGCCGCACGCATGTGCTCTCGAGCTGGGACGCCGGACTGCCCCCGACGATGTCGCGCGACGACCTGTTCCCGGCCTCGTGGAACCCCCGCATCATGGCCGGCCACATGGCCACGGTGCCGGGGCTGGCCGACGCCCGTCGGATCGGCGTCGACGAGATGTCGCCCTCCTTCGGCCGGGCGGTGGCCCGCCTGGCCCCCGACGCCGTGGTGGTGCCGGCCGACGTCGTCATCGCCGCCGCCCGACGGCTCAAGTCACCCGACGAACTCGACCGCATCCGCGCGGCCTGCGTGGTGGCGTGGCGCGGTGTCGAAGCGGCGCTGCGCCAATCGGCGTCACCCGATCCGACACTGGGCCTCGCCGAGGCGATCGAGGCGATGGCGGCGGAGGGCGTGACCACCCCGTCGTCGGCCCCGGTGATTCGTCGATCGCCCGAGGGCTCGACGATCGACCTGGGCGTGATGCTCGACGGTTACGAGGGCGGCGTCGGCGGGTGTTTCGTCGATGGGCGGCGGGTCGGCGCCGACGATCTCGCGATGGCGTGCCGGCCGGGTGCGACCCATGCCGATCTGGTCGCCGCCGCGGCGGACGACTGGTTCGTCCGGGGGCTCGGCATGGGCTACGAGAAGCCGGTGATCACACCCACACTCGGTGTCGGCGAGGTGCTGGAGGACGGCATGGTCCTCAGTGTCCGCGACGGCGACCGGCGAGACGTGGTGGCGGTGACGGCGACCGGGCCCGTCGTCCTGTCACAGAGGCCCCACTCCGAGGAGAGATCGACATGA